A region of Chlorogloeopsis sp. ULAP01 DNA encodes the following proteins:
- a CDS encoding CHAT domain-containing protein, with protein MTILLCIYTSPALAKLAQSNPSFVAISTKLSNSALQQGKALYDAGRFTEAVKVLQQAAEAYQRQGDTNKLAATLSNLSLAYQQLGAWKEAESAIAQSLNILGYQKVENRTQKYTSSTAEQKNLPNPQILPQTLDIKGRLQLTIGQPEEALKTWQQSADIYTKLSDRNGVVRSQINQAQALLSSGFYRRAETTLSALNQTLQSQPDSLEKLITLRSLGDVFQLVGNLSKSRIHLLQSLEIAKRLKSPDHIAASLFSLGNNARAQDQIQQAINYYQQTVKEATSLKVKVQAQLNYLSLLIEEGQSETALNLLPKIQSELEQLPLSRASIFARINFAESLAKLGNQEDKGTRGGHFRAEVPSVEESVRRQGGEGGEEVIRVNSSPSSSSSLSSPSVSPPLPASSSSASSPAQLLAQAVQQARSLDDKRAEAYALGSLGSLYEQTGQWQAAQNLTQQALLLAQASNASEIAYRWQWQLGRLLKAQGDLQGAIAAYDVAVETLQSLRSDLVAVNQDLRFNFRDSVEPVYRQSVQLLLQEQQKQPDEKTLEKARQIIEALQLAELDNFFRQACLQGQRVLLDQIVDKENPTAAILYPIILPEEIQVIVKIPKQPLQHHQIKISQAEVEKTVVQLRQNLINPAAIKAVRLQSQQVYNWLIKPIESKLSASGVNTLVFIPDGVLRNLPMSVLYDGRQYLVEKYAVALSVGLQLLDPKPLQPQQLKALTAGLTQPPPGYSNFSPLPAIKTEIEMINETGISTTDLLDRQFTSQALENKVNATSFNVVHLATHGQFSSRAEQTFILAADGPINVTEFDNIFRRRDETTSTPVQLLVLSACQTAAGDKRAALGLAGAAVRAGARSTVASLWQIDDDSTAQFIGAFYRQLKNVGITKVEALRRAQLQLLQHPNYNAPGFWSAYVLIGNWL; from the coding sequence ATGACGATTCTATTGTGCATATACACCTCACCAGCTTTAGCAAAACTAGCTCAGAGTAACCCTTCTTTTGTTGCCATCTCTACAAAACTTTCTAATTCTGCCTTACAACAAGGAAAAGCACTATACGATGCCGGGCGATTTACAGAAGCAGTAAAAGTACTGCAACAAGCAGCCGAAGCTTATCAACGGCAAGGAGATACCAACAAACTTGCGGCAACTTTGAGCAATCTTTCTCTTGCTTATCAGCAACTCGGTGCTTGGAAAGAGGCAGAATCTGCGATCGCACAAAGTTTAAATATTCTTGGCTATCAAAAAGTAGAAAATAGGACACAAAAGTATACTAGCAGCACAGCAGAGCAGAAAAATCTTCCAAATCCGCAAATATTGCCTCAAACACTGGATATTAAAGGGCGTTTGCAATTAACAATCGGACAGCCAGAAGAAGCCTTGAAAACTTGGCAGCAGTCAGCAGATATTTACACTAAGCTTTCGGATCGAAACGGCGTAGTCCGATCACAAATCAATCAAGCTCAAGCATTGTTGTCAAGCGGATTTTATCGTCGTGCAGAAACAACATTGTCAGCGTTAAACCAAACATTGCAATCGCAGCCAGATTCTTTAGAAAAATTAATCACATTGCGATCGCTTGGTGATGTTTTTCAGTTAGTTGGCAACTTGTCAAAATCTCGAATTCACCTGTTACAAAGTTTAGAAATTGCCAAGCGCCTAAAATCTCCCGATCATATTGCTGCCAGTCTTTTTAGTTTAGGCAATAATGCCCGCGCTCAAGACCAAATACAACAAGCGATCAACTATTATCAACAAACAGTTAAGGAAGCTACCTCACTCAAAGTCAAAGTTCAAGCACAACTAAATTACCTTAGCCTCTTGATTGAGGAGGGACAATCAGAAACAGCCTTAAATTTATTACCAAAGATACAATCCGAACTAGAGCAACTTCCCCTCAGCCGTGCCAGTATTTTTGCTCGAATTAATTTTGCAGAAAGTCTCGCTAAGTTAGGGAATCAAGAGGACAAGGGAACAAGGGGAGGACACTTCCGTGCGGAGGTTCCCTCCGTTGAGGAAAGTGTCCGTCGACAAGGAGGTGAAGGGGGTGAGGAAGTGATAAGAGTAAATTCTTCCCCATCTTCCTCATCTTCCCTATCTTCCCCATCTGTTTCTCCCCCACTCCCCGCCTCTTCTTCCTCCGCGTCGTCACCCGCCCAACTCCTAGCTCAAGCTGTGCAACAAGCCCGCAGTTTAGATGACAAGCGAGCAGAAGCTTATGCTCTTGGAAGTTTGGGTAGTTTATACGAACAGACTGGGCAGTGGCAAGCAGCACAAAACCTGACACAACAGGCATTACTTTTAGCACAAGCTAGCAATGCATCAGAAATTGCCTATCGGTGGCAATGGCAGTTGGGAAGACTTTTAAAAGCACAAGGAGATTTGCAGGGAGCGATCGCAGCCTATGATGTAGCTGTAGAAACTCTGCAATCTCTGCGCAGCGATCTAGTTGCAGTTAACCAAGATTTGCGATTTAACTTTCGAGACAGTGTCGAACCAGTCTATCGGCAATCAGTGCAATTACTGCTGCAAGAACAACAAAAACAACCAGACGAAAAAACTTTAGAGAAAGCACGCCAAATCATAGAAGCACTACAGTTAGCAGAATTAGATAACTTTTTTCGGCAAGCTTGTTTGCAAGGTCAGCGAGTATTATTAGACCAAATTGTAGACAAAGAAAATCCCACAGCTGCTATTTTATACCCTATCATTCTTCCTGAAGAGATTCAGGTAATTGTCAAAATTCCCAAACAACCTTTACAACATCATCAGATTAAAATTTCTCAAGCAGAAGTCGAAAAAACAGTAGTACAACTGCGGCAAAATCTGATCAATCCTGCGGCAATCAAAGCAGTGAGATTACAGTCACAGCAAGTTTATAACTGGCTGATTAAACCGATTGAATCGAAATTGTCGGCAAGTGGAGTCAACACTCTGGTTTTTATTCCTGATGGAGTGTTACGCAATCTACCAATGTCTGTCCTTTACGATGGTAGACAATACTTAGTAGAAAAATATGCAGTTGCCTTAAGCGTCGGCTTGCAACTTCTCGATCCCAAACCATTACAACCACAGCAGTTAAAAGCTCTTACAGCAGGATTAACTCAGCCACCACCAGGGTATTCTAACTTTTCACCCTTACCTGCGATCAAAACTGAAATCGAAATGATTAATGAAACTGGGATATCAACTACTGACCTTTTAGATCGGCAGTTTACCAGTCAAGCATTAGAGAACAAAGTTAATGCTACTTCTTTTAACGTGGTACATTTAGCAACCCACGGTCAGTTTAGTTCCCGTGCCGAGCAGACTTTTATTTTAGCTGCCGATGGCCCAATAAACGTTACGGAATTCGACAATATTTTTCGTCGCCGAGACGAAACCACATCAACACCAGTACAACTATTAGTGTTGAGTGCTTGTCAGACAGCAGCAGGAGATAAGCGTGCGGCATTAGGACTTGCTGGAGCGGCTGTAAGGGCAGGCGCACGCAGTACAGTAGCTTCTCTATGGCAGATTGATGACGATTCGACAGCCCAGTTTATCGGCGCTTTCTATCGACAACTAAAAAATGTCGGTATCACCAAAGTGGAAGCTCTTCGCCGTGCTCAACTTCAATTGCTTCAACATCCTAACTACAATGCACCTGGTTTTTGGTCTGCTTATGTTTTAATTGGAAATTGGTTGTAA
- a CDS encoding DNA-binding response regulator: MNKDLLQPKLKIFLIDGHEICLSGTLKLLQNQYPEAKIFTYKTAENALNQISIFQPDLVVMDICLPEKPGTTARTTTGIQLLRHLLNNYSKLNIVIQSEYIRKLVQLKTEIDSHKGGFTIADKCLSSREMLTRVSWALQGLTHLKDIQAIYFQSELKPELVKLLTLAFQEGLQDKAIAQEISVSERMVRHYWDRLQNLLGIDCQELKNQGKNVRVVTQIRAREAGLID, encoded by the coding sequence ATGAACAAAGATTTACTTCAACCAAAACTTAAAATTTTTTTAATTGATGGTCATGAAATTTGTCTGAGTGGAACACTCAAATTGCTACAAAACCAGTATCCAGAGGCAAAAATTTTTACTTATAAAACTGCTGAGAATGCTTTAAATCAAATTTCTATATTTCAGCCTGATTTAGTTGTCATGGATATTTGCCTTCCAGAAAAACCAGGTACAACGGCACGGACTACTACAGGTATTCAACTACTCAGGCATTTGCTAAATAACTATTCCAAGCTGAATATTGTGATTCAAAGTGAATATATTAGAAAATTAGTGCAATTAAAAACTGAGATAGATTCCCATAAAGGAGGCTTTACAATTGCTGATAAATGTCTTTCTAGCCGAGAAATGCTCACTAGAGTTAGTTGGGCATTACAGGGATTAACTCATCTCAAAGATATTCAAGCAATTTATTTCCAATCAGAACTCAAACCGGAGTTGGTGAAACTGCTAACCCTAGCTTTTCAAGAAGGGCTGCAAGATAAAGCGATCGCCCAAGAAATTAGTGTATCGGAACGCATGGTACGCCACTATTGGGATCGGCTCCAAAATTTGTTGGGTATTGATTGTCAAGAATTAAAAAATCAAGGAAAAAATGTCCGCGTCGTTACTCAAATTCGGGCTAGAGAAGCAGGTTTAATTGACTAG
- a CDS encoding S-layer homology domain-containing protein codes for MISLPRWLLVSTSLSALCLTVFASAPLRTHAQNSTQTVFPDVEPSYWAQPFIRGLALRNVITGYPDGTYRPEQTIERDEFAAIIRQAFDQEPIRQIESGSVYKDVPTNYWAANAIEQAYQQGFMAGYPGGYFRPRQEVTKVEAIVALTRGLDLTPATSTAPATTAPATIPPTATAPRRQQRAKRPFLFFPLAITSLMQPLMVPPAQAETPPTTTASTTTPQRPASVLISETYKDANQIPQYAVGSVATATQKNIVVNYPNSNVLNPNQPATRAEVAALIYQTLVAQGKVEPIAINTPTYQYIVRTDNTNQNGQ; via the coding sequence ATGATTAGTTTACCTAGATGGTTGTTAGTCAGTACATCTTTGTCAGCTTTATGTTTGACAGTGTTTGCATCTGCGCCGTTAAGAACTCATGCTCAAAATTCAACACAGACTGTTTTTCCTGATGTTGAACCTAGTTATTGGGCGCAACCATTTATTCGTGGTTTGGCTTTAAGAAATGTTATTACCGGATATCCAGATGGTACATATCGACCAGAACAAACTATAGAGCGTGACGAATTTGCCGCAATCATTCGCCAAGCCTTTGATCAAGAGCCAATACGGCAAATAGAAAGTGGATCTGTCTACAAAGATGTTCCTACAAATTATTGGGCAGCTAATGCAATTGAGCAAGCTTATCAACAAGGATTTATGGCAGGCTACCCTGGTGGTTATTTTCGCCCGCGTCAAGAAGTTACCAAAGTTGAAGCCATTGTAGCTTTAACAAGAGGTTTAGATTTAACTCCTGCTACATCAACAGCACCAGCAACTACTGCACCAGCCACAATCCCACCGACAGCTACTGCACCCAGGAGACAACAAAGGGCAAAAAGGCCATTTTTATTCTTCCCATTAGCAATTACCTCCTTAATGCAGCCTTTAATGGTTCCACCAGCCCAGGCAGAAACACCACCGACAACAACAGCATCAACAACAACTCCTCAGCGCCCGGCATCAGTTCTCATTAGTGAAACTTACAAAGATGCCAATCAGATTCCTCAATATGCAGTTGGCTCGGTAGCAACAGCAACCCAAAAAAATATAGTAGTCAACTATCCTAATTCCAATGTGCTAAATCCTAATCAGCCTGCCACTCGTGCTGAGGTTGCTGCTCTGATTTATCAAACCTTAGTTGCTCAAGGGAAAGTAGAACCTATTGCGATTAATACGCCAACTTATCAGTACATTGTTCGTACTGATAATACCAACCAGAATGGTCAATAG
- a CDS encoding DUF3267 domain-containing protein: protein MTISTYREPTYVFRITPELALRWTSLSILLFVLTLAGVSRLYQVIHGQPWTFSWQTSSQTWTGFLTFLAFVVIFFGTLVIHELLHGLAFRAFGGSPRYGIKVKYFFPYAYATSPGDIFSRNAFVTIGLAPLIVIDLVCLVLLAIFPQATWLVWVLVINTSGASGDIWMAILLLRCPQLIQVEDRRAGMAIYTPGEIDPRSLPFKSSIDKTRSVLGAWGNITLIVLMVFLIGSFLLPLIFNILQVPSFMLGTDAFWLIRWQNDATGFGLTFNLVSLLLIAAGIGILGILVQVFFRSQSSN from the coding sequence ATGACAATATCGACTTATAGAGAACCAACTTATGTTTTCCGCATCACACCTGAGTTGGCTCTGCGTTGGACAAGTTTGAGTATCCTGTTGTTTGTCCTAACTCTGGCAGGCGTAAGTAGATTGTATCAAGTAATTCACGGGCAACCGTGGACATTTTCTTGGCAAACATCTTCCCAAACCTGGACTGGATTTCTGACGTTTCTGGCTTTTGTTGTGATTTTTTTTGGTACGCTCGTCATTCACGAATTATTACATGGGTTGGCTTTTCGTGCTTTTGGCGGATCACCCCGTTATGGTATCAAAGTTAAATATTTCTTTCCCTATGCTTACGCCACATCACCAGGAGATATATTTTCTCGCAACGCCTTTGTAACAATTGGGCTTGCTCCCTTGATAGTGATTGATTTGGTGTGTTTGGTTTTACTAGCAATCTTTCCACAAGCTACTTGGTTAGTTTGGGTATTAGTAATTAATACTTCTGGTGCAAGTGGTGATATCTGGATGGCTATACTGCTTCTGCGTTGCCCACAGTTAATTCAAGTAGAAGATCGTCGTGCAGGTATGGCAATTTATACTCCTGGTGAGATAGATCCTCGTTCTTTACCCTTTAAATCTTCTATTGACAAAACTCGTTCGGTTTTGGGAGCTTGGGGTAACATCACGTTAATAGTCTTAATGGTGTTTTTGATAGGTAGTTTTTTGCTACCCCTGATTTTTAATATTTTGCAAGTACCCTCATTTATGCTAGGTACAGATGCTTTTTGGCTGATCCGGTGGCAAAATGACGCAACAGGATTTGGGCTTACTTTTAACTTGGTGTCTTTACTACTAATAGCTGCTGGAATTGGAATTTTGGGTATTTTAGTGCAGGTATTTTTCCGAAGCCAATCATCAAATTAG
- a CDS encoding FAD/NAD(P)-binding oxidoreductase, with protein sequence MSSVIQAKTNTSEIAANSSTQEKLHYQIVIVGGGAAGITVASQLQTKNGKLNIAIVEPNDKHYYQPAWTLVGGGQYSIDATVKSEQSCIPKGVTWIRDYATELDPDNNTVLSRCGKQIHYDYLVLCPGIQIDWHLIEGLQDALGKGGVCSNYAFEYAPHTWEVIRNFQGGNALFTFPATPIKCGGAPQKIMYMADDAFRKQGVCNKTNMMFCSAVGAIFPVPAYAERLLKVVDRRNIQLKFKHNLKAIRAEAKEAVFDVTTDEGVQQVVIPYDIIHVTPPMSAPDFIKTSKLAVAEGAGKGWVDVNKETLQHNIYPNVFSLGDASSLPTSKTAAAIRRQAPVLVENLLALIDSSSLTGSYNGYTCCPLITGYGKVIMAEFDYTNQPMSTFPVDPREERYSMWLVKRHVLPWVYWNRMLKGKRFEGDALKLKGWKQGQS encoded by the coding sequence ATGTCATCAGTCATTCAAGCGAAAACAAATACTTCGGAAATTGCTGCCAATAGTTCTACTCAGGAAAAGCTACATTACCAAATTGTTATTGTAGGTGGCGGTGCCGCAGGAATTACAGTCGCATCCCAATTGCAAACGAAGAATGGCAAACTCAATATAGCCATTGTAGAACCAAACGATAAACATTACTACCAACCAGCTTGGACGTTGGTAGGAGGAGGGCAATACAGCATTGATGCTACGGTTAAGTCAGAACAAAGCTGTATTCCCAAAGGAGTAACTTGGATTCGAGATTATGCTACCGAACTAGACCCCGATAATAATACTGTACTTAGCCGTTGTGGTAAACAAATTCACTACGATTACTTAGTGCTATGCCCTGGTATTCAAATTGATTGGCATTTGATAGAAGGCTTGCAAGATGCATTAGGTAAGGGAGGAGTATGCAGTAATTACGCGTTTGAATATGCTCCCCATACTTGGGAAGTAATTCGGAATTTTCAAGGAGGGAATGCTTTATTTACCTTCCCAGCAACTCCGATTAAATGCGGTGGCGCTCCCCAAAAAATTATGTATATGGCTGATGATGCCTTTCGCAAGCAGGGTGTTTGCAACAAAACTAACATGATGTTTTGCTCTGCTGTAGGTGCGATTTTTCCTGTTCCTGCTTATGCAGAAAGATTGCTCAAAGTAGTTGATCGCCGAAATATTCAATTAAAATTCAAACACAATCTCAAAGCAATCCGGGCGGAAGCTAAAGAAGCAGTTTTCGATGTCACCACAGACGAAGGTGTACAGCAGGTAGTTATCCCCTATGACATAATTCACGTAACCCCACCAATGAGCGCTCCTGATTTCATTAAGACTAGCAAGCTGGCTGTTGCTGAGGGGGCTGGAAAAGGTTGGGTAGATGTCAATAAAGAGACATTGCAGCACAATATTTATCCTAATGTCTTTAGTTTGGGAGATGCTTCTTCTTTGCCAACTTCCAAAACGGCAGCTGCCATTCGCCGACAAGCTCCTGTGCTGGTAGAGAATTTACTGGCTCTCATCGACTCTAGCTCTTTGACAGGAAGCTATAACGGCTATACTTGCTGTCCGCTAATTACGGGATACGGCAAAGTTATCATGGCAGAGTTTGATTACACTAACCAACCCATGTCTACTTTTCCAGTTGATCCCAGGGAGGAACGTTACAGTATGTGGTTGGTGAAGCGCCATGTTTTACCTTGGGTTTACTGGAATCGGATGTTAAAAGGGAAACGGTTTGAGGGTGATGCTTTGAAGTTAAAGGGTTGGAAGCAAGGGCAGAGTTGA
- a CDS encoding acetyltransferase, with the protein MFLMHKPTGDLIEILTLDQLFNPCAKEVTGVDHFGEEMQDPACYQKIELAFPSGERLPRCWLDAHYRDTERSTNQKELSLKNG; encoded by the coding sequence ATGTTCTTGATGCACAAGCCTACAGGAGATTTAATCGAAATTTTAACCTTAGATCAACTCTTCAACCCCTGTGCTAAAGAAGTAACAGGAGTCGATCACTTTGGTGAAGAGATGCAAGATCCAGCTTGCTATCAAAAAATAGAATTGGCGTTTCCTTCTGGTGAACGTTTGCCGCGTTGTTGGCTGGATGCCCATTATCGCGATACAGAACGTTCTACTAATCAAAAGGAGCTAAGTCTTAAGAACGGCTAA
- a CDS encoding TenA family transcriptional regulator, translated as MSFTCAHILQKYTEIWHEATVHPFLENCKSGTIQPHQFNTWLVQDYLFVIDFTRMLARVLASAPPQHFDVILVGLAALKDELNWFKEKAAERQLNLDTKKQPTCEQYCKYMHSLADMPYPVQATALWAIECAYNQGWQLPGAMPAPYNEFAHRWGNSDFTAYVKLLEQQADQVLQTASTSIQNQAEEAFIKVAKFEKDFWQMAFNAVQ; from the coding sequence ATGTCTTTTACCTGCGCTCACATTCTCCAAAAATACACAGAAATTTGGCATGAAGCTACTGTGCATCCTTTTTTAGAAAATTGTAAATCAGGTACAATTCAACCTCATCAATTTAATACATGGTTAGTACAAGATTACTTATTTGTTATCGATTTTACGCGGATGCTGGCAAGAGTATTAGCTAGTGCGCCTCCACAACATTTTGATGTGATACTTGTAGGATTAGCAGCACTTAAAGATGAGCTTAATTGGTTTAAAGAAAAAGCGGCTGAACGACAACTTAATCTTGATACAAAAAAACAGCCAACTTGTGAGCAATACTGTAAATATATGCATAGCCTAGCCGATATGCCTTATCCAGTACAAGCAACTGCATTGTGGGCTATTGAATGTGCCTATAATCAAGGTTGGCAATTACCTGGTGCTATGCCCGCACCCTACAACGAATTTGCACATAGATGGGGTAATTCTGACTTTACAGCATATGTAAAACTCTTAGAACAGCAAGCTGATCAAGTATTACAAACAGCTTCCACTTCTATTCAAAACCAAGCTGAAGAAGCTTTCATAAAAGTGGCGAAATTTGAAAAAGATTTTTGGCAGATGGCTTTTAATGCGGTACAGTAA